In Geminocystis sp. NIES-3708, a single window of DNA contains:
- a CDS encoding DNA-binding transcriptional regulator has product MNNEKIYESDILAAIHETVSDLHSANLLDESIKKEFDEICLTPIKSLKPAEIRAIRLQEDVSEEVFAKYLNVSPHLIRQWESGEKKPQGSSLKLLSLVQKKGISLLI; this is encoded by the coding sequence TATGAGAGTGATATTCTGGCGGCCATTCATGAAACCGTATCCGATTTACATTCTGCTAATTTATTAGATGAGTCTATTAAAAAGGAATTTGATGAGATTTGTTTAACACCTATTAAGTCACTTAAACCTGCTGAAATTAGAGCAATTCGTCTCCAAGAAGATGTTAGCGAGGAAGTTTTTGCTAAATATTTGAATGTTTCACCTCATTTAATTCGTCAATGGGAAAGTGGCGAAAAAAAACCTCAAGGTTCTTCTCTGAAACTTTTATCTTTAGTGCAAAAAAAAGGTATTTCTCTCCTGATTTAA